One Bradyrhizobium sp. CCGB12 genomic window carries:
- a CDS encoding lysylphosphatidylglycerol synthase transmembrane domain-containing protein: MKRPAKALATLAKFAVSIGILVLLLRSQDLSSLKADLLAVKLNMLALAVLLLFAQTFILCHRWILILRAMSVPLGWLAGWRILIISTFFNQVLPAGGDAVRIWMLRRNGVQWSQTIGSIVADRFLALLALGAVILAGMPFLLPRIRDNSLVFAIVIVLVFACFGLVALVTLERWPSRMIAALPARVVEFAMLVRAPLLAAEGRGMLIAAAIVINLIMVTACYVLAIGLDAPLSPLDAFVLVPLVILSSAVPISIGGWGVREGAMVAALGLVGIASDKALAISVLLGLSGLIVGLFGGLVWLVAPERASFSKVRAGAGAERTDAAPV, encoded by the coding sequence ATGAAGCGGCCTGCAAAAGCACTGGCTACTCTGGCCAAGTTCGCCGTCTCGATCGGGATCCTGGTCTTGCTCCTGCGCAGCCAGGACTTGTCGTCCCTGAAAGCGGACCTTCTCGCCGTCAAATTGAATATGCTGGCGCTTGCGGTGTTGCTGCTGTTCGCCCAGACCTTCATTCTCTGCCACCGCTGGATCCTGATCCTCCGCGCCATGAGCGTGCCCCTGGGCTGGCTGGCGGGCTGGCGTATCCTCATCATCAGCACCTTTTTCAATCAGGTGCTGCCCGCGGGGGGTGACGCGGTCCGGATCTGGATGCTGCGGCGGAATGGTGTGCAATGGTCGCAAACGATCGGCAGCATCGTGGCCGATCGCTTCCTGGCACTGCTGGCGCTCGGGGCCGTCATATTGGCAGGAATGCCGTTTCTGCTGCCACGGATCCGTGACAACTCGCTCGTCTTTGCAATCGTCATCGTTCTCGTATTTGCGTGTTTCGGCCTCGTCGCCCTTGTCACGCTGGAACGCTGGCCATCTCGCATGATCGCCGCTCTGCCGGCCCGGGTCGTGGAATTCGCGATGCTGGTCAGGGCTCCGCTGCTGGCGGCCGAAGGCCGCGGGATGCTGATTGCAGCCGCCATTGTCATCAACCTGATTATGGTCACGGCCTGTTACGTCCTTGCGATCGGCCTCGACGCGCCGCTCTCCCCGCTCGACGCATTCGTTCTTGTTCCGCTTGTCATTCTATCTTCTGCGGTTCCGATCTCGATTGGCGGATGGGGCGTGCGAGAAGGCGCAATGGTTGCCGCGCTCGGCCTGGTCGGAATCGCTTCCGACAAGGCACTCGCAATATCGGTCTTGCTCGGTCTCAGCGGCCTGATCGTGGGACTGTTCGGCGGCCTGGTGTGGCTGGTCGCACCGGAGCGCGCCAGTTTCAGCAAGGTCCGCGCAGGGGCCGGTGCCGAACGGACTGACGCCGCGCCGGTTTAG
- a CDS encoding WbuC family cupin fold metalloprotein — MGSSSSNEAGLHRPTSLRAQNPEVYYSDDAIVTADDATIAELKRIAAGNPRLRSRLCTHPDPSSGLHEMLIVHHREAYVRPHKHFGKPESFHVIEGKAQVVIFEDDGRIRDVLEMAPYGQGKRCYYRMPEQVFHSILITSEWLVFHETTAGPFDPSRTAFPDWAPDGSDAAAVEVYVTRTGTLAAEHLARR; from the coding sequence ATGGGTTCATCTTCTTCGAATGAAGCCGGCCTGCACCGGCCGACCTCGCTGCGCGCGCAAAATCCGGAAGTGTATTATTCGGACGATGCCATCGTCACGGCGGACGACGCCACGATCGCGGAACTGAAGCGCATCGCCGCAGGCAACCCGCGTCTCCGCAGCCGACTGTGCACCCATCCCGATCCCTCGTCGGGCCTGCACGAGATGCTGATCGTGCATCATCGCGAGGCCTATGTCCGGCCCCACAAGCATTTCGGCAAACCGGAGTCCTTCCACGTCATCGAAGGCAAAGCGCAGGTGGTGATCTTCGAGGACGACGGGCGGATCCGCGACGTGCTCGAGATGGCGCCTTACGGCCAGGGCAAGCGCTGCTACTACCGGATGCCCGAGCAGGTGTTCCACTCGATCCTGATCACCTCGGAGTGGCTGGTGTTTCACGAAACCACCGCCGGCCCGTTCGATCCTTCCCGCACCGCATTTCCCGACTGGGCCCCCGATGGCAGCGACGCTGCCGCTGTCGAGGTCTACGTCACAAGAACTGGTACGCTCGCGGCGGAGCATCTGGCGAGAAGATAG
- a CDS encoding class I SAM-dependent methyltransferase translates to MAEINLLQPMHASTKRNYVQRVVEHDKAESATVARQWGRDYWDGDRRYGYGGYRYDGRWRPLAQTLIDRYGIKPGMSVLDVGCGKGYLLYEFTQLVPDVTIAGIDISDYGIANAKEEVRPQLKVGSAVELPYADHSFDLVVSLGVLHNLPLEDVFRAVTEIERVGRGASKYLMVESFRNESEKANLLYWQLTCLSFHGPETWAWIYDKCGYRGDHGFIFFE, encoded by the coding sequence ATGGCCGAGATCAACCTGCTTCAGCCGATGCACGCCTCGACCAAGCGGAACTACGTTCAGCGGGTCGTCGAGCACGACAAGGCGGAATCCGCGACCGTGGCACGGCAATGGGGGCGTGATTACTGGGACGGCGACCGCCGCTATGGCTATGGCGGGTATCGCTACGACGGACGGTGGCGTCCGCTCGCCCAGACCCTGATCGATCGCTACGGCATCAAACCTGGCATGAGCGTGCTCGATGTCGGCTGCGGCAAGGGTTACCTGCTCTACGAATTCACCCAGCTCGTCCCCGACGTGACCATCGCCGGCATCGACATCTCCGACTACGGCATCGCCAATGCCAAGGAGGAGGTGCGGCCGCAGCTCAAGGTCGGCAGCGCCGTCGAGCTTCCCTACGCCGACCACAGTTTCGACCTCGTGGTCTCGCTCGGCGTGCTGCACAATCTTCCGCTCGAGGATGTCTTCCGCGCCGTGACGGAGATCGAGCGCGTCGGGCGCGGTGCCTCAAAATATTTGATGGTGGAATCGTTCCGCAACGAGAGCGAGAAGGCCAACCTCCTCTACTGGCAGCTCACCTGCCTGAGCTTCCATGGTCCGGAGACGTGGGCCTGGATCTACGACAAATGCGGTTATCGGGGCGACCATGGGTTCATCTTCTTCGAATGA
- a CDS encoding LIC12192 family sporadic carbohydrate cluster protein yields MAERAGHRGYIGARPLNGSRTPQHVQNIVIRDYARRKNLQYLLSAVEHIMPGSYMVLEDIVDELPRLNGLILYSIFMLPPDEARRREIYDRVLREGCDLHAAVEEITLSSREGIQAVEDILLVNKYATIL; encoded by the coding sequence ATGGCTGAGCGAGCCGGCCATCGCGGCTATATCGGCGCCCGGCCGCTGAACGGCAGCCGCACCCCGCAGCACGTCCAGAACATCGTGATCCGCGACTACGCGCGGCGGAAGAACCTGCAATACCTGCTCAGCGCCGTCGAGCACATCATGCCGGGCAGCTACATGGTGCTCGAAGACATCGTGGACGAGCTGCCCCGCCTGAACGGCCTGATCCTCTACAGCATCTTCATGCTGCCGCCCGACGAGGCGCGCCGACGGGAGATCTACGACCGCGTGCTGCGCGAGGGCTGCGATCTGCACGCCGCCGTCGAGGAGATCACGCTGTCCTCGCGAGAGGGCATCCAGGCGGTCGAGGATATTCTGCTCGTCAACAAATACGCGACCATCCTGTGA
- a CDS encoding sporadic carbohydrate cluster 2OG-Fe(II) oxygenase, producing the protein MIDTDFLQADEQALAQRFIDNGFVTTPADDRAGLDRIQRRAAELAADYLKLPHSNDPYAMLDTIHTRVSVDDLNGLRLHVFNGLNAEPWFRPTYFRLARSTIETIVGNELCMQRRVNLSIQMPGDDSSLLATHSDVWSGDSPFEVVVWVPLVNVHRTKAMYLLPPSLNGDMQDRMASLRSAEELYKTIKPHATFIEIPYGHVMLFNQTLMHGNRINEEPGTRWSMNCRFKSIMSPYADKRFGEFFEPILLRPATRVGMQYKLPGGFHG; encoded by the coding sequence ATGATCGATACGGACTTCCTCCAGGCCGACGAGCAGGCGCTGGCGCAACGCTTCATCGACAACGGCTTCGTCACGACGCCCGCCGATGACCGCGCCGGGCTCGACCGGATCCAGCGGCGCGCCGCAGAACTTGCCGCGGACTATCTGAAGCTGCCGCACAGCAACGACCCCTACGCGATGCTCGACACCATCCACACGCGCGTGAGCGTGGACGATCTCAACGGCCTGCGGCTCCACGTCTTCAACGGTCTCAATGCCGAGCCCTGGTTCCGGCCGACCTATTTCCGCCTGGCGCGCTCGACGATCGAGACCATCGTCGGCAACGAGCTCTGCATGCAGCGCCGCGTCAATCTCAGCATCCAGATGCCCGGCGACGATTCCTCGCTGCTCGCGACGCACTCCGATGTCTGGTCGGGCGACTCGCCGTTCGAGGTCGTGGTGTGGGTGCCGCTGGTGAACGTCCACCGCACCAAGGCGATGTATCTGCTGCCGCCGTCCCTGAACGGCGACATGCAGGACCGGATGGCGAGCCTGCGCAGCGCCGAGGAGCTGTACAAGACGATCAAGCCGCACGCGACCTTCATCGAGATTCCCTACGGTCACGTGATGCTGTTCAACCAGACCCTGATGCACGGCAATCGCATCAACGAGGAGCCCGGCACGCGCTGGAGCATGAACTGCCGCTTCAAGAGCATCATGTCGCCCTACGCGGACAAGCGCTTCGGCGAGTTCTTCGAGCCGATCCTGCTGCGCCCGGCGACACGGGTCGGCATGCAATACAAGCTGCCGGGAGGCTTCCATGGCTGA
- a CDS encoding DegT/DnrJ/EryC1/StrS aminotransferase family protein produces MDADTGRRRIGYVNLPAQFEEERTEIMQAVEGVFSRGDFIGGAAVGKLEEELSAYLGSPRVVTLNSGTDALILAMRALDIGPGDEVITPPNSFVASTAAIIAVGATPVFADVLPDQNIDPAAVEAAVTPRTKAIMPVHLTGRMADMNPLMAIASKHALAVIEDSAQAVGSTYDSRMSGTMGTFGCFSAHPLKNLNAAGDAGFLVTADAELAARIRRLRNHGLINRSDVQEWGIVSRLDTLQAEVLRIRLRHLPSVIERRRRNAAQYRAELAGLPLFIPPCRNIEFNTFHTFVVQTDRRNDFQKYLADKGIETAIHYPVPIHLQPSAAHLGHGRGAFPVTERQADQILTLPINQFLSAADISYICATAREYFA; encoded by the coding sequence ATGGACGCTGACACCGGCCGCCGCCGCATCGGTTACGTCAATCTTCCCGCACAATTCGAGGAAGAGCGCACCGAGATCATGCAGGCGGTCGAGGGCGTGTTCTCCCGCGGCGACTTCATCGGCGGCGCCGCGGTCGGGAAGCTTGAGGAAGAGCTGTCCGCCTATCTCGGCTCGCCGCGTGTGGTGACGCTGAACTCCGGCACCGATGCGCTGATCCTCGCCATGCGGGCGCTCGACATCGGTCCCGGCGACGAGGTCATCACCCCGCCGAATTCGTTCGTGGCATCGACCGCCGCGATCATCGCGGTCGGCGCCACGCCCGTCTTTGCGGACGTGCTGCCGGACCAGAACATCGATCCGGCCGCGGTCGAGGCCGCCGTGACCCCACGGACCAAGGCGATCATGCCGGTGCACCTGACCGGGCGCATGGCCGACATGAACCCGCTGATGGCGATCGCCAGCAAGCACGCACTCGCCGTGATCGAGGACAGCGCGCAGGCCGTCGGCTCGACCTATGACAGCCGCATGAGCGGCACCATGGGAACGTTCGGCTGCTTCTCCGCGCATCCGCTGAAGAATCTCAATGCCGCGGGCGACGCCGGCTTTCTCGTCACGGCCGATGCCGAGCTCGCCGCGCGCATTCGCCGTCTGCGCAACCACGGCCTGATCAACCGCAGCGACGTCCAGGAATGGGGCATCGTGTCGCGGCTCGACACGCTTCAGGCCGAGGTGCTGCGCATCCGCCTGCGTCACTTGCCCTCGGTGATCGAACGCCGGCGGCGCAACGCCGCGCAATACCGCGCTGAGCTCGCGGGCCTCCCCCTGTTCATTCCGCCCTGCCGGAACATCGAGTTCAACACCTTCCACACGTTCGTCGTGCAGACCGACCGTCGCAACGACTTCCAGAAATATCTGGCCGACAAGGGGATCGAGACCGCGATCCATTATCCGGTACCGATCCACCTCCAGCCCTCGGCAGCGCATCTGGGTCACGGCCGTGGCGCGTTTCCGGTGACGGAGCGGCAGGCAGACCAGATCCTCACGCTCCCGATCAACCAGTTCCTCTCGGCCGCCGACATCAGCTATATTTGTGCGACCGCCCGGGAGTATTTTGCATGA
- a CDS encoding DegT/DnrJ/EryC1/StrS aminotransferase family protein, which produces MYDVRYSYLLEQFADPAPILAEIGRLVATGDFTLGKPVAEFERRFAELIGVRHAIGVGSGTDALKLPLKALGIGHGDEVITAANTFIATVGAIAETGATPVLVDCDDSFCMNVDQVEAAITKKTKAIMPVQLTGEVTDMGKLMAIAQRHNLPVVEDACQGILSEFAGKRSGTHGIAAGFSLHPLKNLNVWGDAGVVVTNDDGMNERLRLIRNHGMKNRDEIAILGCNSRLDSLQAVVGNWLIGQTSEITRRRIENAAYYDAGLAGLPGLRIPPRRPNVKHVYHLYMVFAERRDELYKHCLDNGIEAKIHYPIPLYQQEGLKHLGYAPGTFPVTDRHAKEVISFPVDQHLTRAQQDRVIETVRKFCHGR; this is translated from the coding sequence ATGTACGACGTTCGATATTCCTATCTGCTCGAGCAATTCGCCGACCCCGCTCCGATCCTGGCCGAGATCGGCCGCCTGGTGGCGACCGGTGATTTCACTCTTGGCAAGCCGGTCGCCGAATTCGAGCGTCGCTTTGCCGAACTGATCGGCGTGCGTCACGCCATCGGCGTCGGATCCGGCACCGACGCGCTCAAGCTGCCGCTCAAGGCGCTCGGCATCGGCCATGGCGACGAGGTCATCACGGCCGCCAATACGTTCATCGCCACCGTCGGCGCCATCGCTGAAACAGGCGCAACGCCCGTGCTGGTCGACTGCGACGATTCCTTCTGCATGAACGTCGACCAGGTCGAAGCCGCCATCACCAAGAAGACCAAGGCGATCATGCCGGTTCAGCTGACCGGCGAGGTTACCGACATGGGCAAGCTGATGGCGATCGCCCAGCGCCATAATCTGCCCGTCGTCGAGGATGCCTGCCAGGGCATCCTGTCCGAGTTTGCAGGGAAGCGCTCCGGCACCCACGGCATTGCGGCCGGCTTCTCCCTGCATCCGCTCAAGAACCTCAATGTCTGGGGCGATGCCGGCGTCGTCGTCACCAATGACGACGGGATGAACGAGCGGCTCCGCCTCATCCGCAACCACGGCATGAAGAACCGCGACGAGATCGCGATCCTCGGCTGCAATTCGCGGCTGGATTCGCTCCAGGCGGTGGTCGGCAACTGGCTGATCGGCCAGACCAGCGAGATCACGCGGCGCCGGATCGAGAACGCGGCCTACTACGATGCGGGCCTCGCCGGCTTGCCCGGCCTGCGCATCCCGCCGCGCCGGCCCAACGTGAAACACGTCTACCACCTCTACATGGTGTTCGCCGAGCGCCGCGACGAGCTCTACAAGCACTGTCTGGACAACGGCATCGAAGCCAAGATCCACTACCCGATCCCGCTGTATCAGCAGGAAGGCCTCAAGCATCTCGGCTACGCCCCCGGCACCTTCCCGGTCACCGACCGCCATGCGAAGGAAGTCATCAGCTTCCCCGTGGACCAGCATCTGACGCGCGCGCAGCAGGATCGCGTCATCGAGACCGTTCGGAAGTTCTGCCATGGACGCTGA
- a CDS encoding transketolase family protein, whose protein sequence is MRNTAMNMVHKLAARDERVLYIGSDPGAGTLRAMSKEFPKRHLIEGISEAHIIGMSAGLAMEGFVPYVNTIATFLTRRCYEQVAVDLCLHNLPVRLIANGGGLVYAPLGPTHQAIEDIAIMRALPNMTVVCPCDADEAARMMEQTLDWTGPIYIRLGKGGDAIVSKAEHGFEIGKAILMRPPGDVLMVTTGIMLQRALAAADLLAAQGIRVGILHMHTVKPLDTEALLQAIRGTRLVATLEEHVPSGGLGSAVAEALIDKLGSGLPAMLRLSLPDRFMHNYGSQDSLLKKHGLAPNAIATSIERALAASHTSSPQLHST, encoded by the coding sequence ATGCGCAACACAGCCATGAACATGGTCCACAAGCTCGCCGCGCGCGACGAGCGAGTGCTTTACATCGGCTCCGATCCAGGCGCGGGCACCTTGCGCGCGATGAGCAAGGAGTTTCCCAAGCGCCATCTGATCGAGGGCATTTCGGAAGCGCACATCATCGGCATGTCGGCAGGACTCGCGATGGAGGGCTTCGTGCCCTACGTCAACACCATCGCGACCTTCCTCACCCGGCGCTGCTACGAACAGGTGGCCGTCGACCTCTGCCTGCACAATCTGCCGGTGCGGCTGATCGCCAATGGCGGCGGGCTCGTCTACGCGCCGCTCGGTCCGACCCACCAGGCGATCGAGGACATCGCGATCATGCGGGCGCTGCCGAACATGACGGTGGTCTGCCCGTGCGATGCCGACGAGGCGGCGCGCATGATGGAGCAGACGCTCGACTGGACCGGCCCGATCTACATCCGGCTCGGCAAGGGCGGCGATGCCATCGTCTCCAAGGCCGAGCACGGCTTCGAGATCGGCAAGGCCATCCTGATGCGGCCGCCGGGCGACGTCCTCATGGTGACCACCGGCATCATGCTGCAGCGGGCGCTGGCCGCAGCCGACCTGCTGGCCGCACAAGGCATTCGCGTCGGCATCCTGCACATGCATACGGTGAAGCCGCTCGATACCGAGGCGCTGCTGCAGGCGATCCGCGGCACCAGGCTCGTCGCGACGCTCGAGGAGCACGTACCCTCCGGCGGCCTCGGCAGCGCGGTCGCGGAGGCGCTGATCGACAAGCTCGGTTCGGGTCTGCCCGCGATGCTGCGGCTGTCGCTGCCGGACCGCTTCATGCACAATTATGGTTCGCAGGATTCGCTGCTGAAGAAGCACGGCCTTGCCCCCAACGCGATCGCGACCTCGATCGAGCGCGCGCTTGCCGCCTCGCACACCTCCTCTCCTCAACTTCATTCCACCTGA
- a CDS encoding 1-deoxy-D-xylulose-5-phosphate synthase N-terminal domain-containing protein has translation MIQISPHAEAALTCTLDERSLYLRRLVLGSVRSAGRGHVGPALSLIEMVRVLYDDVLRIDPKDPRDPNRDRAILSKGHGCLALYALLADRGFFPLSELDGFCGPDSILGGHPEYGMVPGVEASTGALGHGLSIGVGLALAARMRERTYRTFVLLGDGEINEGSVWEAAMGAAKHGLDNLVALIDCNKLQSYGPTDYVLPLEPLADKWRSFGFAVQELNGHDVGTLRTVLKQVPTVPGKPTAIICHTVKGKGLPAAESNADWHHKNKLTDSELDAIRVAVGDF, from the coding sequence GTGATCCAGATCTCACCCCACGCTGAAGCCGCCCTCACCTGCACGCTGGACGAGCGCAGCCTTTATTTGCGCCGCCTGGTACTCGGTTCTGTCCGCTCGGCCGGACGCGGACATGTCGGTCCCGCGCTGTCGCTGATCGAGATGGTGCGCGTGCTCTATGACGACGTGCTGCGGATCGATCCGAAGGACCCGCGCGATCCCAACCGCGACCGCGCGATCCTCAGCAAGGGACACGGTTGTCTGGCGCTCTATGCGCTCTTGGCCGATCGCGGCTTCTTCCCCCTGTCGGAGCTCGACGGCTTCTGCGGTCCCGACAGCATTTTGGGCGGACATCCCGAATACGGCATGGTGCCGGGGGTCGAGGCGTCGACCGGCGCGCTTGGCCATGGCCTGTCGATCGGTGTCGGCCTCGCGCTCGCCGCACGCATGCGCGAGCGCACCTACCGGACTTTCGTGCTGCTCGGCGATGGCGAGATCAACGAGGGATCGGTGTGGGAAGCCGCCATGGGCGCGGCCAAGCACGGGCTCGACAATCTGGTCGCGCTGATCGACTGCAACAAGCTGCAGAGCTACGGCCCGACCGACTACGTCCTGCCGCTGGAGCCGCTTGCGGACAAATGGCGCAGCTTCGGCTTCGCCGTGCAGGAGCTCAATGGCCACGACGTCGGCACCCTGCGCACCGTCCTGAAGCAGGTTCCGACCGTTCCGGGCAAGCCCACCGCGATCATCTGCCATACCGTCAAGGGCAAGGGTCTGCCGGCGGCAGAGTCCAACGCCGATTGGCATCACAAGAACAAGCTGACCGACAGCGAGCTGGACGCCATCCGCGTCGCCGTCGGCGATTTTTGA